From Ruminococcus sp. HUN007, a single genomic window includes:
- the rpoB gene encoding DNA-directed RNA polymerase subunit beta, producing MVNVKPKQLGKNTRMSFGKINEALEMPNLIEVQKNSYKWFKEEGLKEVFHDVAAITDYNGNLVLNFTGYKIDDTPKYSIAECKERDVTYAAPLRVTATLWNKETGDVKESEIFMGDFPLMTDSGTFVINGAERVIVSQLVRSPGVYYAFEKDKTGKNLYKSTVIPNRGAWLEYEMDSNDVVYVRIDKNRKIPITTFIRALGVGTDEEIEEMFGADERLNQTILQKDSTKNNSDALLDVYRKLRPGEPPTVESALSHLNNLFFDAKRYDLCKFGRYKYNKKLGIASRLSGHLLSRPVVNPMTGELMASDGETISYEKALEIEQAGVMEAYVTVEVKEDYTTPTGEKKSKLVEREVKIIGNGMVDITGYVKFDVAKYGIDEKVYFKVLKEILENSADDEELEENVKNRVEELVPKHIILDDIYATISYFLNLCSGIGTVDDIDHLGNRRIRSVGELLQNQFRIGFARMERVIRERMNTQSQEMDTITPQSLVNIRPITAAIKEFFGSSPLSQFMDQTNPLAELTHKRRLSALGPGGLSRDRAGFEVRDVHYSHYGRMCPIETPEGPNIGLISYLATFARINEYGFIEAPYRKVDKATGVVTNEVVYMTADVEDNYVVAQANEPLTEDGKFARAKVNARCRDKIREFDREVVDYMDVSPKMVVSVATAMIPFLENDDANRALMGSNMQRQAVPLLKTENPIVGTGMEYKAAVDSGVCIVADCSGEVLAVSADEIVVQDENLIEHRYKLTKFKRSNQGTCINQRPIVSKGEKITKGQVLADGPATCNGEISLGKNALIGFMTWEGYNYEDAVLLNERLVREDMYTSIHIEEYEIEARDTKLGPEEITRDIPNVGDDALKDLDENGIIRIGAEVHAGDILVGKVTPKGETELTAEERLLRAIFGEKAREVRDNSLKVPHGEAGVIVDVKIFTRDNCDELSPGVNMLVRCYIAQKRKISVGDKMAGRHGNKGVVSRILPQEDMPFLPDGTPLDIVLNPLGVPSRMNIGQVLEVHLGIACKALGWKIMTPVFDGAHEEDIRECFREADKHLKMVDNPDMLFNGVDFNEDGKFQLYDGRTGEPFDNRVTVGYMYYLKLHHLVDDKIHARSVGPYSLVTQQPLGGKAQFGGQRFGEMEVWALEAYGAAYTLQEILTVKSDDTVGRVNTYEAIVKGQNVPKPSFPEAFKVLIKELQSLGLDVKVLDADQKEIDLKQTFDDDDIVPAGTAVHDSDDTSMPAADYHYDSDEADESGLSVEGEEDNPDDFADDGDADFSFDDLSAEDDNDDF from the coding sequence ATGGTGAATGTCAAGCCTAAACAGCTCGGAAAAAATACCAGAATGAGCTTTGGCAAGATCAATGAAGCTCTTGAAATGCCAAACCTTATCGAGGTACAGAAAAATTCCTACAAGTGGTTCAAGGAGGAGGGTCTTAAAGAGGTTTTCCATGATGTAGCAGCAATCACTGACTACAACGGAAATTTAGTCTTAAACTTTACAGGGTATAAGATCGACGACACTCCGAAATACTCCATCGCAGAATGTAAGGAACGTGACGTTACATATGCTGCTCCGCTCAGAGTTACTGCAACCCTCTGGAACAAGGAAACCGGTGACGTAAAGGAAAGCGAGATCTTTATGGGCGACTTCCCGCTCATGACAGACAGCGGTACCTTCGTTATCAACGGTGCGGAACGAGTTATCGTATCACAGCTTGTCAGATCTCCTGGTGTTTACTATGCCTTCGAGAAGGACAAGACAGGTAAGAACCTTTACAAGTCCACAGTTATTCCGAACCGCGGTGCGTGGCTCGAATACGAAATGGACTCAAACGACGTTGTTTATGTTCGTATAGACAAGAACAGAAAAATTCCGATAACAACATTTATCAGAGCTCTCGGCGTAGGTACAGACGAAGAAATCGAAGAAATGTTCGGCGCTGACGAAAGACTCAACCAGACAATTCTTCAGAAGGACAGCACAAAGAACAATTCTGACGCTCTTCTCGACGTTTACAGAAAGCTCCGTCCGGGCGAACCTCCTACGGTTGAAAGCGCACTTTCACACCTTAACAATCTTTTCTTCGACGCAAAGAGATATGATCTCTGCAAGTTCGGCCGTTACAAGTACAACAAGAAGCTCGGTATTGCTTCAAGACTTTCAGGCCACCTTCTTTCAAGACCTGTTGTAAATCCTATGACAGGCGAACTTATGGCGTCTGACGGTGAAACCATCTCATACGAAAAGGCTCTTGAGATCGAACAGGCCGGCGTAATGGAAGCCTACGTTACTGTTGAAGTAAAGGAAGACTACACAACACCGACAGGCGAAAAGAAGTCAAAGCTTGTTGAACGTGAGGTAAAGATCATCGGTAACGGCATGGTTGACATCACAGGCTACGTAAAATTTGATGTTGCAAAATACGGTATCGACGAAAAGGTATACTTCAAGGTTCTGAAGGAGATCCTCGAGAATTCCGCTGATGACGAGGAACTTGAAGAAAACGTTAAGAACAGAGTTGAAGAACTCGTTCCTAAGCACATCATTCTTGATGATATTTACGCTACTATCAGCTACTTCCTCAACCTTTGCTCAGGCATCGGTACAGTTGACGATATAGACCATCTCGGAAACCGTAGAATCCGTTCTGTAGGTGAGCTTCTCCAGAACCAGTTCAGAATCGGTTTTGCAAGAATGGAAAGAGTTATCCGTGAAAGAATGAACACACAGTCACAGGAAATGGATACCATTACACCTCAGTCACTTGTAAACATTCGTCCGATAACTGCTGCAATCAAGGAATTCTTTGGTTCATCACCGCTTTCACAGTTCATGGACCAGACAAACCCTCTCGCAGAACTTACACACAAGAGACGTCTTTCAGCCCTCGGTCCTGGCGGTCTTTCACGAGACAGAGCCGGATTCGAAGTACGAGACGTACACTACAGCCACTACGGCAGAATGTGTCCTATCGAAACTCCTGAAGGTCCTAACATCGGTCTTATCTCATACCTCGCAACTTTCGCAAGGATCAATGAGTACGGATTTATCGAAGCACCTTACAGAAAGGTCGACAAGGCTACAGGCGTTGTAACGAACGAAGTTGTTTACATGACAGCTGACGTTGAAGACAACTACGTAGTTGCTCAGGCGAACGAACCTCTTACAGAGGACGGAAAGTTTGCAAGAGCAAAGGTAAATGCAAGATGCCGTGACAAGATCCGTGAATTCGACAGAGAAGTTGTAGACTACATGGATGTATCACCTAAGATGGTCGTTTCCGTAGCTACAGCAATGATCCCGTTCCTTGAAAACGACGACGCGAACCGTGCCCTCATGGGTTCAAACATGCAGAGACAGGCCGTTCCGCTTCTCAAGACTGAGAATCCTATCGTTGGTACAGGTATGGAATACAAGGCAGCCGTTGACTCAGGTGTCTGCATAGTTGCTGACTGCAGCGGTGAAGTTCTTGCAGTATCTGCTGACGAGATCGTTGTTCAGGACGAAAACCTCATCGAGCACAGATACAAGCTCACAAAGTTCAAGCGTTCAAACCAGGGTACATGTATCAACCAGAGACCTATCGTTTCAAAGGGTGAAAAGATCACAAAGGGCCAGGTACTCGCAGACGGCCCTGCTACATGCAACGGTGAGATCTCACTCGGTAAGAATGCCCTCATCGGCTTCATGACCTGGGAAGGTTACAACTACGAGGATGCCGTACTTCTTAACGAAAGACTCGTTCGTGAAGATATGTACACATCCATCCATATAGAAGAATACGAAATAGAAGCAAGAGACACCAAGCTCGGACCTGAAGAGATCACAAGAGATATCCCTAACGTTGGTGATGACGCTCTCAAGGATCTTGACGAAAACGGTATCATCCGAATCGGTGCTGAAGTTCACGCAGGTGACATCCTTGTAGGTAAGGTTACTCCTAAGGGTGAAACTGAACTCACAGCTGAAGAACGTCTCTTAAGAGCTATTTTCGGTGAAAAGGCAAGAGAAGTACGTGACAATTCACTTAAAGTACCTCACGGTGAAGCCGGTGTAATTGTTGACGTCAAGATATTCACAAGAGATAACTGCGATGAACTCAGTCCTGGAGTAAACATGCTCGTTCGCTGCTACATCGCCCAGAAGAGAAAGATCTCAGTCGGAGACAAGATGGCCGGCCGTCACGGTAACAAGGGTGTCGTTTCACGTATCCTCCCGCAGGAAGATATGCCGTTCCTCCCGGACGGTACACCGCTCGATATCGTACTTAACCCTCTCGGCGTTCCTTCACGAATGAACATCGGACAGGTACTTGAAGTACACCTCGGTATCGCATGTAAGGCTCTCGGCTGGAAGATCATGACTCCTGTATTCGACGGCGCACACGAAGAAGACATCCGTGAGTGCTTCAGGGAAGCAGACAAGCATCTTAAGATGGTCGACAATCCTGACATGCTCTTCAACGGCGTTGACTTCAACGAAGACGGTAAGTTCCAGCTTTACGACGGACGTACCGGTGAACCGTTCGACAACCGTGTAACAGTTGGTTACATGTACTACCTCAAGCTCCACCACCTCGTTGATGATAAGATCCATGCACGTTCAGTTGGTCCTTACTCACTGGTTACACAGCAGCCTCTCGGCGGTAAGGCACAGTTCGGTGGTCAGCGTTTCGGTGAAATGGAAGTTTGGGCACTCGAAGCTTACGGTGCTGCATATACACTTCAGGAGATCCTTACAGTTAAGTCTGACGATACTGTAGGACGAGTTAATACTTACGAAGCTATCGTTAAGGGACAGAACGTTCCTAAGCCAAGCTTCCCTGAAGCATTCAAGGTACTTATCAAGGAACTTCAGTCACTTGGCCTTGACGTTAAGGTTCTT
- a CDS encoding YifB family Mg chelatase-like AAA ATPase — MFSKINSMGLFGLNAFSVDVETDIRMGQPAFEIVGLPDTVVKESRERIKSAILAGGLKFPNARVMMNLAPADTKKSGSVHDLAIFMGILTAMGVIGVDTDDCCFIGEVSLNGNVRHVNGVLPMTLTAMKSGIRKIFVPADNAFEASVVDGIEVYGVKSIIEIIAHFTGGKKLSVCDRYSPAPLPDMNIPDFSDIKGQHSAKLALEIAASGGHNVLLIGSPGSGKSMLAKRLPGILPLMTFEESIETTNIHSISGLIEKDTPLVTVRPFRAPHHTISAAGLAGGGTIPHPGEISLAHNGTLFLDELAEFDRKTLEILRQPLEEQKVTISRASGTITYPSSIMLVAAMNPCPCGFFGHPKKRCICSHKQVANYLSKISGPLLDRLDLHVEVAPVEFSHLSSTKKEESSASIRKRIQAAREIQNERFRGTGISCNARITSSKLHEFCPLDNEANSFLCGVFDVMGLSARAYDRILKVSRTIADLDGSEVIKKRHISQAVQYRSLDRKYWNQEG, encoded by the coding sequence ATGTTTTCCAAGATCAATTCAATGGGACTTTTCGGTCTCAACGCGTTCTCAGTGGATGTCGAAACTGACATCCGTATGGGCCAGCCTGCTTTTGAAATAGTCGGTCTGCCTGATACTGTCGTAAAGGAAAGCCGCGAAAGGATAAAATCCGCCATACTTGCGGGAGGGTTAAAATTTCCGAACGCCCGTGTGATGATGAACCTTGCACCGGCTGACACGAAAAAAAGCGGCTCCGTCCACGACCTTGCCATCTTCATGGGAATACTTACTGCAATGGGTGTGATCGGCGTCGATACGGACGACTGCTGTTTCATCGGCGAGGTGTCGCTGAACGGCAACGTCCGGCATGTAAACGGTGTTCTGCCGATGACACTCACGGCAATGAAAAGCGGCATAAGAAAAATTTTTGTTCCCGCCGACAATGCTTTTGAGGCTTCAGTGGTTGACGGAATAGAGGTTTATGGTGTAAAATCTATTATAGAAATAATTGCTCACTTCACCGGCGGAAAGAAGCTCAGTGTCTGTGACAGATACTCACCTGCTCCTCTGCCGGATATGAACATACCCGATTTTTCCGACATCAAGGGACAGCATTCCGCCAAGCTCGCTCTGGAGATCGCAGCTTCAGGCGGTCACAACGTACTCCTTATAGGAAGTCCGGGAAGCGGCAAGAGCATGCTCGCCAAAAGACTTCCGGGCATTCTTCCGCTCATGACCTTTGAGGAATCCATCGAAACGACCAACATTCACTCCATTTCCGGTCTTATCGAAAAGGACACTCCCCTTGTAACGGTCCGGCCTTTCCGTGCGCCTCATCACACCATATCGGCTGCAGGACTTGCAGGCGGAGGCACAATACCTCATCCGGGCGAGATCTCACTTGCACATAACGGAACACTGTTTCTCGATGAGCTTGCCGAGTTTGACAGAAAAACTCTCGAGATCCTCAGACAGCCTCTTGAAGAGCAGAAAGTGACTATATCAAGAGCAAGCGGCACCATAACCTATCCTTCGTCGATAATGCTGGTCGCCGCTATGAACCCGTGCCCGTGCGGATTTTTCGGACATCCGAAGAAAAGATGCATATGCTCGCACAAACAGGTGGCGAACTACCTTTCAAAGATAAGCGGTCCCCTTCTCGACAGACTCGATCTGCACGTTGAAGTCGCACCGGTGGAATTTTCGCATCTCTCTTCTACAAAAAAAGAGGAAAGCTCGGCTTCAATACGAAAGCGCATTCAGGCCGCAAGAGAAATACAGAACGAACGCTTCAGAGGTACCGGTATCTCGTGCAACGCACGTATCACCTCCTCGAAGCTCCACGAGTTCTGCCCTCTCGACAACGAAGCGAATTCATTCCTGTGCGGAGTTTTCGACGTAA